From one Enterococcus sp. DIV2402 genomic stretch:
- a CDS encoding rhodanese-like domain-containing protein, whose product MNSINVQDFQLLLNQSIAILDIRDASAFSEGHLPDAISMPTTSLPNRLNELDENTTYYVLSHSGRRSDIIAQFLNNHGYKAIHVIGGMKALRKEAA is encoded by the coding sequence ATGAATTCAATCAATGTACAAGACTTTCAACTGTTGCTAAATCAATCTATTGCTATTTTGGATATTCGTGATGCAAGTGCATTTAGCGAAGGTCACCTACCTGATGCTATTTCTATGCCGACAACTAGTTTGCCGAATCGTTTAAATGAATTAGATGAAAATACAACTTATTATGTGCTCAGTCATTCTGGTCGTCGTTCAGACATCATTGCACAATTTTTAAATAATCATGGATATAAAGCAATACATGTCATCGGTGGTATGAAAGCTCTTAGAAAAGAAGCTGCATAA
- the phnX gene encoding phosphonoacetaldehyde hydrolase produces the protein MINTVILDWAGTTIDFGCMAPVDAFYQAFKKEGIIVTKEEIRLPMGTKKHDHIMTMLKMPRIAQEWLAVHEQEPTETDINRIYQTFEDVIFQTLDQYSDVKLGVLEVVEQLKAMGISIGSTTGYTSDMMKIVAKVAAEQGYEPDFIATPDLTKGIGRPAPYMIFHILEHFCTPSVQNVVKIGDTISDIEEGKNAGVFSIGLIEGSSLAGYSFDEYQQLSETDKQELDERVREEYYVAGADAVLDNLAELPAFIAMLNKKSNECKKSN, from the coding sequence ATGATTAATACCGTAATTTTAGATTGGGCAGGAACAACAATTGATTTTGGATGTATGGCGCCAGTGGATGCCTTCTACCAAGCCTTTAAAAAAGAAGGTATAATAGTAACAAAAGAAGAAATTCGATTACCAATGGGGACAAAAAAACACGATCATATTATGACTATGTTAAAGATGCCGCGAATTGCTCAAGAGTGGTTAGCTGTTCATGAACAAGAACCAACAGAAACCGATATTAATCGTATCTATCAAACATTTGAAGACGTGATTTTTCAAACCTTAGATCAATATTCAGACGTGAAATTAGGTGTGTTAGAGGTAGTCGAACAATTAAAAGCGATGGGGATATCGATTGGCAGTACAACAGGATACACAAGTGACATGATGAAAATTGTTGCTAAAGTTGCAGCTGAACAAGGTTATGAACCAGATTTCATTGCAACTCCTGATTTAACAAAAGGAATTGGTCGTCCGGCACCGTATATGATTTTTCATATCTTAGAGCATTTTTGCACACCATCAGTTCAAAATGTTGTTAAAATTGGTGATACGATTTCAGATATTGAAGAAGGCAAAAATGCAGGTGTCTTTTCGATAGGTTTAATAGAAGGCAGTTCATTAGCGGGTTATTCTTTTGACGAGTATCAACAGTTATCAGAAACAGATAAACAGGAGCTGGATGAACGTGTGCGTGAGGAATATTATGTTGCGGGAGCAGATGCGGTGCTTGATAACTTAGCTGAATTGCCAGCGTTTATTGCGATGCTAAATAAAAAATCAAATGAATGCAAAAAGAGCAACTGA
- a CDS encoding NAD(P)H-dependent oxidoreductase, producing the protein MATLLAVKAHPMTDEASKSMKVFYAFLDSYKKSHPEDEIITLDLYHEDFPEIDYDIMSGWNDLREGKDFSTLTAEQQRKIARFNESTDQFLAADKVVIANGLWNLNIPTRLKAWFDTINVAGKTFRYTEAGPQPLTEGKKALHIQASGGAYEGQDFASQYVKGILNFIGVTDFNQIFVEGADHFPEKTESIINEAIEKAEEISLNF; encoded by the coding sequence ATGGCAACATTATTAGCGGTTAAAGCGCACCCAATGACAGATGAAGCATCAAAATCCATGAAAGTTTTTTATGCTTTTTTAGATAGTTACAAAAAAAGTCACCCGGAAGACGAAATCATTACATTAGATTTATATCATGAAGATTTTCCTGAAATTGATTATGATATTATGTCTGGTTGGAACGATTTACGTGAAGGCAAAGATTTTTCTACATTAACAGCAGAACAACAACGCAAAATTGCGCGTTTCAACGAATCAACAGACCAATTCTTAGCTGCTGATAAAGTAGTTATTGCAAACGGTTTGTGGAACTTAAACATTCCTACACGTTTGAAAGCATGGTTTGATACGATCAACGTTGCGGGAAAAACATTCCGTTACACAGAAGCTGGACCACAACCTTTAACAGAAGGCAAAAAAGCCTTGCATATTCAAGCGAGTGGTGGTGCTTATGAAGGACAGGATTTCGCTTCACAATATGTCAAAGGTATTTTAAACTTTATTGGCGTGACTGATTTCAACCAAATCTTTGTTGAAGGCGCCGATCATTTTCCAGAAAAAACAGAATCAATTATCAATGAAGCTATTGAAAAAGCTGAAGAAATTAGCTTAAACTTTTAG
- a CDS encoding AI-2E family transporter: MEKKNKSLSWFWKWFLNNQVVTALLIVLLVLLIINLFTRVSYLFTPVLQFLAIVGLPIILAGILYYLMNPVVDFAEKKGIKRIYSIIALFVLVVGLLAWGIVVIVPKIQEQTLSFVDNFPQYVKVVEKTVNDLFSDPIFSQVQEQLTASGEKFMNSLTEVIQNVSKTTFQNLGNFFGAVASIVVAVITMPFILFYLLKDGKKLGPYIVSFLPTKLRKPTLKVLGEMNAQVSSYIRGQLTVAFAVAIMFMIGFSIIGLDYAITLGIAAGFLNLIPYLGSFLALVPAVFLGIVGGPVLLVKVLVVFVIEQTIEGRVISPLVLGSQLSVHPVTILLVLLTSGKLFGLVGVILGIPAYAAIKVVIANVFEWYKRISNLYEEETEVVSKE; encoded by the coding sequence ATGGAAAAGAAAAATAAGTCGCTTTCGTGGTTTTGGAAATGGTTTTTAAATAATCAAGTAGTGACCGCATTATTAATTGTTTTGCTCGTCCTACTTATCATTAATCTATTTACCCGCGTCTCGTATTTATTTACGCCGGTACTACAATTTTTAGCAATTGTCGGTTTACCGATTATTTTAGCAGGAATATTGTATTATTTAATGAATCCGGTGGTCGATTTTGCAGAGAAAAAAGGCATCAAACGAATTTACAGTATTATTGCATTATTTGTTTTAGTAGTAGGGTTATTGGCATGGGGAATTGTCGTAATCGTGCCAAAAATTCAAGAACAAACATTAAGTTTTGTAGATAATTTTCCACAATATGTCAAAGTAGTTGAAAAAACAGTGAATGATTTATTCTCTGATCCAATTTTTAGTCAGGTTCAAGAACAATTGACCGCATCTGGCGAAAAATTCATGAACTCATTAACAGAAGTCATTCAAAATGTATCAAAAACTACTTTCCAAAATCTGGGGAATTTCTTCGGGGCAGTGGCATCCATTGTCGTCGCAGTGATTACCATGCCGTTCATTTTATTCTATCTATTAAAAGATGGGAAAAAATTGGGTCCTTATATTGTCAGCTTTTTACCAACCAAATTGCGTAAACCAACTTTGAAAGTTTTGGGTGAAATGAACGCTCAAGTATCTTCTTATATTCGTGGACAATTAACGGTAGCTTTTGCAGTGGCAATTATGTTTATGATTGGGTTTTCAATTATCGGTTTAGATTATGCCATTACACTAGGGATTGCAGCAGGTTTCTTAAATTTAATTCCGTATTTGGGCTCATTTTTAGCTCTTGTTCCAGCGGTCTTTTTAGGAATTGTGGGCGGACCAGTGTTATTAGTGAAAGTTCTGGTTGTATTTGTTATTGAACAAACGATTGAAGGCCGTGTGATCTCACCATTAGTTCTAGGAAGTCAGTTATCGGTTCATCCCGTTACGATTTTATTAGTGCTATTAACTTCTGGAAAACTATTTGGTTTAGTGGGCGTAATCTTGGGAATTCCAGCATATGCCGCAATTAAGGTAGTGATTGCTAACGTGTTTGAATGGTACAAACGCATTTCTAATTTATATGAAGAAGAAACAGAAGTTGTATCAAAAGAATAA
- a CDS encoding PTS glucitol/sorbitol transporter subunit IIA — protein MHQGKVVTIGQEAIDENEKILIFFGKGVTDGLRPYSIIQEVEQAKDIELAVGGSILFGAQEYQITYVGHLANQNLQTIQHISFVFSEVPTDKLSSSVYLTPAKLPEITEGMTITYR, from the coding sequence ATGCATCAAGGAAAAGTAGTTACAATTGGTCAAGAAGCAATTGATGAAAATGAAAAAATCTTGATTTTTTTCGGTAAAGGAGTAACAGATGGGTTACGTCCATACTCTATCATTCAAGAAGTCGAACAAGCAAAAGACATCGAATTAGCCGTAGGCGGGAGTATTTTGTTTGGGGCCCAAGAGTACCAAATTACGTATGTAGGCCATTTGGCGAATCAAAATTTACAAACGATTCAACATATTTCATTTGTATTTTCTGAAGTGCCAACCGATAAATTATCAAGTAGCGTGTATTTAACACCTGCTAAACTTCCCGAAATAACAGAAGGGATGACCATTACTTATCGCTAG
- a CDS encoding lactonase family protein: MLEKMFLGTYTRRESKGIYSLVLDTDKEELVDLELLTEENSPTYLARSEKGFTYTVTEIDGKGGAGAYDPEFNFLNAVTEEGAPLCYVAVDEARQLVYGANYHKGEVNVYKILDDGSLEATDAVFHDEPVGPHENQNVPHVHYTDLTPDDRLVVCDLGTDRVYTYDVSNEGKLTEVATYVAPAGTGPRHLVFHPNTNYAYLFGELDSTITVLAYDAPTGTFKELQKVSTLPEDFEGFNGGAAIRISSDGRFVYLSNRGHNSIAVFAVAEEGASVTFVQHISTEGDHPRDFDLDPTENFVICANQNTDNLTLYRRDPENGTLTLIKKDIYAPECVCVLFEK; this comes from the coding sequence ATGTTAGAAAAAATGTTTTTAGGAACTTACACTCGTCGTGAAAGTAAAGGAATTTATTCTTTAGTTTTAGACACAGATAAAGAAGAGTTGGTAGACTTAGAATTACTTACTGAAGAAAATAGTCCCACTTATTTAGCACGTAGTGAAAAAGGCTTCACGTATACAGTCACAGAAATTGACGGTAAAGGCGGCGCGGGTGCGTATGATCCAGAATTTAACTTTTTAAATGCTGTGACAGAAGAAGGCGCTCCGTTATGTTATGTAGCAGTAGACGAAGCACGTCAACTTGTTTACGGTGCCAACTACCACAAAGGCGAAGTAAACGTATACAAAATTTTGGACGATGGTTCTTTAGAAGCAACTGACGCAGTGTTTCATGATGAGCCAGTCGGACCACATGAAAATCAAAATGTTCCTCACGTACATTACACAGACTTAACTCCAGATGATCGTTTAGTTGTTTGTGATTTAGGAACAGACCGTGTTTACACATACGATGTATCTAACGAAGGAAAATTAACCGAAGTTGCGACATATGTTGCGCCTGCTGGAACAGGTCCTCGTCATTTAGTTTTCCATCCAAATACTAACTATGCCTATTTATTTGGAGAATTAGACAGTACGATTACTGTTTTAGCTTATGATGCGCCAACAGGTACATTTAAAGAGTTACAAAAAGTGTCCACTTTACCAGAAGATTTCGAAGGCTTTAACGGTGGCGCAGCTATTCGTATTTCTAGTGATGGCCGTTTTGTCTATCTATCAAATCGTGGTCATAACTCTATCGCTGTATTCGCTGTAGCAGAAGAAGGCGCAAGTGTTACTTTTGTTCAACACATTTCAACAGAAGGCGATCATCCTCGTGATTTTGATTTAGATCCGACAGAAAACTTTGTCATCTGTGCCAATCAAAATACAGATAACCTTACATTGTATCGTCGTGATCCAGAAAATGGCACATTGACACTTATTAAAAAAGATATTTATGCACCAGAATGTGTCTGTGTCTTATTTGAAAAATAA